A single genomic interval of Nostoc commune NIES-4072 harbors:
- a CDS encoding Uma2 family endonuclease: MTQALTKQVTFDEFIAWYPESSDRHYELHDGVIVEMPKSTGKHSEIAGFINGSLFIEITRLSIPCFIPKECVIKSINTDSGYEPDVIVLDRQAIMDEPRWKKESIITRGSSVKLVVEVVSTNWSDDYALKLEDYESLGIPEYWIVNYLGLGGRRFIGNPKQPTISIYQLIEGEYQVRQFRENDLIQSPAFPELNLTAEQIFRAGEVA, translated from the coding sequence ATGACTCAAGCCTTAACCAAACAAGTAACATTTGATGAATTTATCGCCTGGTATCCCGAATCTTCAGACAGGCATTATGAACTACATGATGGGGTAATTGTTGAAATGCCTAAGTCAACAGGGAAGCACTCAGAGATAGCCGGGTTCATCAATGGTTCTTTGTTTATTGAAATCACCCGTCTGTCCATCCCTTGTTTTATCCCTAAAGAATGCGTCATCAAGTCAATTAACACTGATTCAGGTTATGAACCAGATGTAATCGTTCTTGATAGACAAGCTATTATGGATGAACCTCGTTGGAAAAAAGAATCTATCATTACGCGGGGTAGTTCCGTGAAGTTGGTTGTAGAAGTTGTTTCAACCAACTGGAGTGATGATTATGCTTTGAAGCTAGAAGATTACGAGTCTTTGGGTATTCCTGAATATTGGATTGTAAATTATCTAGGTTTAGGTGGTAGGCGCTTTATTGGCAATCCTAAACAACCAACTATCTCGATTTACCAATTAATTGAAGGTGAGTATCAAGTTAGGCAATTTCGGGAAAATGACCTCATTCAGTCGCCAGCGTTCCCAGAGTTGAATTTAACTGCTGAACAGATTTTTCGGGCTGGAGAAGTCGCGTAA
- a CDS encoding PAS domain S-box protein, which produces MPHIRYSQLLRYGIVVLIVALALVLMLMLDPWLSMRETPFLLFFSAVMVSGWYGGLKSGLLATSLSALLSDYFFLPPAYDLSFDLSNFVRIGLFALQGLLFSILCEALKTAKSRADGNLQKLRVCEERFRLALSSSDIVVFQHDRDLRYQWIHNPQSLNTAEEMLGKSDDELFPALVAEQLRAIKQKVLETGISTRQEVYLTIDGENRYYDLLIEPLRNVDNSIQGITCVGVNITERKQAELEKATLHQELQQVIQQKDESLALLNAWVTSSPVALAFLDTELRYIHVNEALAATNGVPQSQHIGRTFREVLPEWAAQIEPVFEQVMESRQPLLNQEVSGETNPSGVYRYGLVSYYPVCLPDGQLLGVGISSIDITQLKQTEQALQESEAKFRSVVESNMIGIGFWHRDGRITDANDALLNMVGYTREELLAGELRWQDLTPKEYLPLDKQALTQFQNDSFCTPFEKEYIRKDGSRFPILAGGSHFEGTVDRGAFFALDITERKQAEERLRYIAQISSLLSTSLDYEETLQQIAKISVPQLADWCSVDVLNEDGSIRRLPIAHADSSKAELARKLQEYVPDYKGASVIAKVLQTGQSELISDISDSLLVASTQNQEHLELVRQLGMKSMMIVPLIAQGRVLGTISFVSTQSNRRYDRTDLTLATEISHRAALAVENARLYRDIHQALVHYAESLSLLDALLGAAPVAVCFLDRELRYIRINQVFADINGLTIEEHLGRKFGEVLPAMAAELELQLQHVLDTGEPLLNVEISGNTREQPERYGYWLGNYYPVNNPMGERIGIGIILADVTAAKQTEVALRESEERFRAMFNQAAVGITLVGLDGQFLQVNPALCEITGYSHEELIQLNFQEITHPDDLEIDWENARQVLAKEISGYSLEKRYIRKDGSIVWVNLTSSVVWDDNGQPKYALGIIEDISERLAALREQQAALCERQRVEATQQFLVEASTLLAASLDYEVALESVANLAVPTLADWCIVDVFQKDWSSKQIAIAIANPRKQNILDEIQRRYSPQTRAKQLVWQLRQGISVFYPEFSDSHLIQMAEDEEHLQLLRSLGIRSLMVIPVRSRGQLFGAISFFTAESGRHYQQTDLALAEDIARRAAIAIDNARLYQETQRSVNRTILLQRITAAFSEALTPQQVADVVVNQGIAALEATGGSVVLLTEGGTTLKVVQAIGYPQTLIDTWETFPITAPNQIAETVRTGQPVFLENLAAMIARYPDLANIVTVIANNAWASIPLVAEGKVIGALGFSFTPLQIFNEEDRGFMLTLGQQCGQAIARAQLYEAEKTARAQAETANRIKDEFLAVLSHELRTPLNPILGWAKLLRTRKFDEATRIRALETIERNAKLQTQLIGDLLDVSRILQGKVRLNLYAVDLKVAIAAALETVRLAAEAKSIEIKTVLSPDIGKVLGDSDRLQQVMWNLLSNAVKFTPTEGRVEVRLEQVGSEAQIQVIDTGKGIMLEFLPYVFDYFRQADAKTTRIFGGLGLGLAIVRHLVELHGGTVQAESLGEGKGATFTVRLPLLKNSELRVSSDEASQPELSNDDTLLAGVKILLVDDQADVREFFSFALEQYGATVTLAESASEALEILTQSKPDILLSDIGMPIMDGYMLLREVRKLPPEQGGQIPAIALTAYAGEIDYNQAMAAGFQKHLPKPVDPADLASAIVNLIAQN; this is translated from the coding sequence ATGCCCCATATTCGTTATTCTCAGTTACTGCGTTATGGCATTGTTGTATTAATTGTCGCACTTGCATTAGTGCTGATGTTGATGCTAGACCCCTGGTTAAGCATGAGAGAAACTCCTTTCTTGCTGTTTTTTAGCGCTGTAATGGTGAGTGGTTGGTATGGTGGTTTGAAATCAGGGCTGTTAGCAACTTCCTTGTCTGCGTTACTGAGCGATTACTTTTTTCTCCCTCCAGCTTATGATCTGAGTTTTGACTTATCCAATTTCGTGCGAATTGGGTTGTTTGCATTACAAGGATTGCTCTTTAGTATCTTATGTGAGGCATTAAAGACTGCTAAAAGCCGGGCTGATGGAAATCTCCAAAAGCTCAGAGTTTGTGAGGAGCGATTTCGATTAGCGTTAAGTAGTTCAGATATCGTGGTATTTCAACACGATCGCGATTTGCGATATCAGTGGATTCATAATCCTCAAAGTCTAAACACTGCTGAGGAAATGCTGGGTAAGTCTGATGATGAACTATTTCCAGCCTTAGTAGCAGAGCAATTGAGGGCAATTAAGCAGAAGGTACTAGAAACTGGTATTTCAACCCGCCAAGAGGTTTATCTGACAATTGATGGAGAAAACCGTTACTACGATTTGCTGATTGAACCGCTAAGAAATGTAGACAATAGCATTCAAGGTATTACCTGTGTAGGTGTAAATATAACTGAGCGCAAGCAGGCAGAACTAGAAAAAGCCACGTTACACCAAGAACTTCAGCAAGTGATTCAGCAAAAAGACGAATCTCTGGCGTTACTCAATGCTTGGGTTACTAGTTCACCAGTGGCGCTGGCTTTTCTCGATACTGAACTTCGCTACATTCATGTTAATGAAGCGTTAGCAGCTACCAATGGTGTACCACAAAGTCAACATATTGGTCGCACCTTTAGGGAAGTACTACCGGAATGGGCAGCTCAAATTGAGCCTGTTTTTGAGCAAGTGATGGAATCTAGGCAACCCTTGCTTAATCAGGAAGTGAGCGGTGAAACTAATCCTTCTGGAGTATATCGTTATGGTCTTGTCAGCTATTATCCGGTGTGTTTGCCGGATGGACAGTTATTAGGAGTAGGCATTAGTTCAATTGATATTACTCAACTGAAACAAACTGAGCAAGCACTGCAAGAAAGCGAAGCGAAGTTTCGCAGTGTGGTTGAGTCTAATATGATTGGTATTGGCTTCTGGCATAGAGACGGCAGGATTACAGATGCTAACGATGCCTTGCTAAATATGGTGGGTTATACCCGTGAAGAATTACTTGCCGGAGAACTTCGTTGGCAAGACCTAACTCCTAAAGAATACCTGCCACTTGATAAGCAAGCATTAACTCAATTTCAAAACGATTCCTTTTGCACCCCCTTTGAAAAAGAATATATTCGTAAAGACGGTTCGCGCTTCCCAATTTTGGCGGGTGGTAGCCACTTTGAAGGGACTGTAGATAGAGGAGCTTTTTTTGCTCTTGATATTACAGAGCGCAAGCAGGCTGAAGAAAGGCTTCGCTATATCGCCCAAATTAGTAGTTTACTATCTACTTCGCTAGATTACGAAGAAACCTTACAACAGATCGCCAAAATATCAGTTCCCCAGCTTGCTGATTGGTGTAGCGTTGATGTTCTAAATGAAGATGGTTCTATTCGCCGTCTACCCATTGCCCATGCAGACTCATCGAAAGCGGAGTTAGCGCGTAAACTTCAGGAGTATGTGCCAGATTACAAGGGTGCAAGTGTAATTGCTAAAGTACTGCAAACTGGGCAAAGTGAATTAATCTCAGATATCTCTGACTCGCTATTAGTGGCAAGTACTCAGAATCAGGAACACTTAGAACTTGTTCGGCAATTGGGGATGAAGTCTATGATGATTGTGCCGTTAATCGCACAAGGGCGAGTCCTCGGCACTATTAGTTTTGTCAGCACCCAATCAAACCGTCGCTACGATCGCACTGACCTAACTTTAGCAACAGAGATTAGCCATCGGGCTGCCTTAGCAGTGGAAAATGCCCGACTTTATCGAGATATCCACCAGGCTTTAGTCCATTACGCCGAATCTCTATCTCTTCTAGATGCGCTCTTAGGCGCTGCTCCCGTTGCGGTATGCTTTTTGGATCGGGAACTGCGATATATCCGAATTAATCAAGTTTTCGCTGACATTAACGGTTTGACCATAGAAGAACATCTAGGACGCAAATTTGGGGAAGTTTTGCCAGCGATGGCGGCTGAGTTGGAGCTACAATTACAGCACGTGTTGGATACTGGAGAACCCCTGCTGAATGTAGAAATCAGTGGTAATACAAGGGAACAACCAGAACGTTACGGCTACTGGCTGGGCAACTATTATCCGGTGAATAATCCAATGGGAGAAAGGATAGGGATTGGAATTATTTTGGCAGATGTGACAGCAGCAAAGCAAACAGAAGTTGCCTTACGAGAAAGCGAAGAAAGGTTCCGGGCAATGTTCAACCAGGCAGCTGTTGGCATTACTTTAGTAGGGTTGGATGGACAATTTCTTCAAGTTAATCCTGCCCTATGTGAAATTACTGGATACAGCCATGAAGAGTTAATCCAATTAAACTTTCAGGAAATTACCCACCCTGACGATTTAGAAATTGATTGGGAAAATGCTCGGCAAGTTTTAGCAAAAGAAATTAGTGGTTATTCTCTAGAAAAGCGCTACATCCGCAAAGATGGTTCTATTGTTTGGGTAAATTTAACTTCATCAGTAGTTTGGGATGATAACGGACAACCAAAGTATGCTTTAGGCATTATTGAAGATATTAGCGAACGGCTTGCCGCGCTCCGCGAGCAGCAAGCTGCGCTTTGCGAACGCCAACGAGTTGAAGCCACACAACAGTTTTTAGTCGAAGCCAGCACCTTACTAGCTGCCTCATTAGATTATGAAGTCGCCTTGGAAAGTGTGGCCAATTTAGCAGTTCCCACCCTAGCTGACTGGTGTATTGTAGATGTTTTCCAGAAAGATTGGTCAAGTAAACAAATTGCGATCGCAATTGCTAATCCCAGAAAACAAAATATTTTAGACGAAATCCAACGGCGTTATTCACCCCAAACCAGAGCAAAACAACTTGTGTGGCAGCTACGGCAGGGAATATCTGTCTTTTACCCGGAATTTTCCGACTCTCATCTTATACAGATGGCTGAAGACGAGGAACATCTACAATTGCTGCGAAGCCTGGGTATTCGTTCTCTAATGGTGATTCCAGTCCGTTCCCGTGGGCAATTATTCGGAGCAATCTCTTTTTTTACAGCCGAGTCAGGTCGGCATTATCAACAGACAGACTTGGCTTTAGCAGAGGATATTGCTCGTCGGGCAGCAATAGCGATTGACAACGCCAGACTCTACCAAGAAACTCAACGGTCTGTCAATCGCACCATACTTTTGCAAAGAATAACTGCTGCCTTCTCCGAAGCCTTAACTCCCCAACAGGTAGCCGATGTAGTGGTGAACCAAGGCATTGCCGCCTTAGAAGCTACTGGTGGTTCCGTTGTCTTACTTACTGAGGGAGGTACTACCCTAAAAGTTGTGCAAGCAATTGGCTATCCGCAAACACTTATAGATACTTGGGAGACTTTTCCCATCACAGCACCTAACCAAATAGCAGAAACAGTCAGAACTGGGCAGCCGGTTTTTTTAGAAAATTTAGCAGCCATGATTGCTAGATATCCCGACTTAGCAAATATTGTGACTGTTATAGCGAATAATGCCTGGGCTTCTATTCCCTTGGTAGCAGAAGGCAAAGTAATTGGGGCTTTGGGATTCAGCTTTACTCCTCTTCAAATATTTAATGAAGAAGACCGGGGATTTATGTTGACACTGGGACAGCAGTGTGGCCAAGCGATCGCCCGCGCTCAACTTTACGAAGCCGAAAAAACTGCCAGGGCACAAGCCGAGACAGCTAACCGGATTAAAGATGAATTTCTTGCTGTCCTTTCCCATGAACTTAGAACTCCTCTAAATCCGATTTTAGGATGGGCGAAGTTACTCAGAACCCGCAAGTTTGACGAAGCCACAAGAATCCGGGCATTGGAAACAATCGAGCGTAATGCCAAGTTACAAACCCAACTGATTGGAGATTTACTTGATGTTTCGCGGATTTTACAAGGTAAAGTCAGGTTAAATCTTTATGCAGTGGATTTGAAAGTAGCGATCGCAGCTGCACTAGAAACGGTGCGTTTAGCAGCAGAAGCCAAATCAATCGAAATAAAAACGGTGCTAAGTCCTGATATCGGCAAAGTTTTGGGTGATAGCGATCGTTTGCAACAAGTAATGTGGAATCTCCTCTCCAATGCCGTTAAATTCACACCCACAGAAGGACGAGTAGAAGTGCGTCTAGAGCAAGTTGGGTCAGAAGCTCAAATTCAGGTGATTGATACAGGTAAGGGAATTATGCTGGAATTTTTGCCTTACGTATTTGATTACTTCCGACAAGCAGATGCCAAGACAACCAGGATATTTGGCGGGTTGGGATTGGGGTTAGCAATTGTGCGTCATTTGGTAGAACTTCACGGTGGTACAGTTCAGGCAGAGAGTCTAGGAGAAGGAAAAGGAGCTACCTTTACAGTCAGACTACCTTTGCTCAAAAACTCCGAGTTACGAGTCAGCAGTGATGAAGCTTCTCAACCAGAACTAAGTAATGACGACACATTACTTGCTGGAGTAAAAATTCTGCTTGTGGACGATCAAGCAGATGTGCGAGAGTTTTTTAGCTTTGCGCTAGAACAATATGGCGCAACTGTAACCCTAGCTGAATCAGCAAGTGAAGCGCTGGAAATACTAACTCAATCAAAGCCAGATATTTTGTTAAGCGATATTGGAATGCCCATAATGGATGGCTATATGCTGCTGCGCGAAGTGAGAAAATTACCGCCAGAACAAGGTGGGCAAATTCCTGCGATCGCATTGACAGCTTATGCTGGAGAAATTGACTATAACCAAGCAATGGCAGCTGGATTTCAAAAGCACCTACCGAAACCCGTCGATCCAGCAGATTTAGCTAGTGCGATCGTCAATCTCATCGCGCAGAATTAA
- a CDS encoding Mur ligase family protein, with protein MGNKIQFIDRLRLGFAVSVAKSVTFIVRSLRLGAASVLPGSIARRIEPRLLQLLSQQVKNGVILIAGTNGKTTTALLLCTILERKGFRVTHNSTGANLENGLMTALLESTNLLGTLNTDYAILEVDENIVPRVLTPLQPRIILCLNLFRDQLDRYGEVDTISKRWTKVISTLPPETVVIPNADDPTLSNLGQQLPQQVLFFGLNEPEHYLEAIPHAVDSIYCPKCGHSLDYKGVYLSHLGDFTCPKCGFSKSKPTLESSEWSQILVGLYNKYNTLAAATAAIELGVDEVTIRDTINTFQAAFGRAEDLVINGKRVRILLSKNPVGTNETIRVVTQSTDKTTLLVLNDRTPDGTDVSWIWDVDTEKLVERGGTLVVSGDRVYDMALRLRYSQKSPESNLNLIVEEDLRQAIATALEHTPENETLHILPTYSAMLEVREVLTGRKIL; from the coding sequence GTGGGAAACAAAATACAATTCATAGATAGGCTGCGATTGGGTTTCGCGGTGTCAGTAGCAAAAAGTGTAACGTTTATAGTGCGATCGCTCCGTCTGGGTGCTGCTAGTGTATTACCAGGCTCGATTGCTCGTCGCATTGAACCCCGACTTTTACAATTATTGAGTCAGCAAGTTAAAAACGGAGTGATTTTAATTGCTGGTACTAACGGCAAAACCACTACAGCCCTGCTTTTATGCACAATACTAGAACGCAAGGGTTTTCGCGTCACTCATAATTCTACAGGTGCAAATCTGGAAAATGGCTTGATGACGGCGCTTTTAGAAAGCACCAACTTACTAGGTACGCTAAATACTGATTACGCCATTTTGGAAGTTGATGAAAATATTGTCCCAAGAGTATTAACACCACTCCAGCCGCGAATTATTCTTTGTTTAAACTTGTTCCGTGACCAACTCGATAGGTATGGCGAAGTAGACACAATTAGTAAACGTTGGACAAAAGTTATTTCTACGCTACCACCAGAAACGGTAGTAATTCCCAATGCGGACGACCCAACTTTATCTAACCTCGGTCAGCAGTTACCCCAACAGGTGTTATTCTTTGGCTTGAATGAACCAGAACATTATTTAGAAGCAATTCCTCACGCCGTTGATTCTATTTATTGTCCCAAATGTGGACATTCTCTAGATTACAAAGGTGTTTATTTGTCTCATTTGGGAGATTTTACTTGTCCTAAGTGTGGTTTTAGTAAAAGTAAACCGACTCTCGAAAGTAGTGAATGGTCACAAATTCTGGTTGGTTTGTACAACAAATATAATACTTTAGCTGCTGCTACTGCGGCTATTGAGTTAGGAGTTGATGAAGTAACAATTAGAGATACTATTAATACCTTTCAAGCTGCCTTTGGTCGGGCTGAAGATTTAGTAATTAATGGTAAACGGGTGCGGATATTGTTATCAAAAAATCCTGTAGGAACGAATGAAACCATTCGCGTAGTTACTCAAAGCACAGATAAAACCACACTGCTGGTATTAAACGATCGCACACCCGATGGTACTGATGTATCCTGGATTTGGGACGTAGATACCGAGAAATTAGTCGAACGCGGCGGGACTTTAGTAGTGAGTGGCGATCGCGTCTACGATATGGCACTACGTCTACGTTACAGCCAAAAGTCCCCTGAGAGTAACTTAAATTTAATTGTGGAAGAAGATTTGCGACAAGCGATCGCTACTGCATTAGAGCATACACCAGAGAATGAAACTCTGCACATTCTGCCCACCTACTCAGCCATGCTAGAAGTGCGAGAAGTTCTAACTGGGCGGAAAATTCTTTAA
- the ruvA gene encoding Holliday junction branch migration protein RuvA produces MISYLKGIVAGIQTIGANRVILTLEVNGLGYDLQVPQRLANQLPESGGVAQIFTHLQIREEVPFLYGFASPAERDLFRHLLTVTGIGAALAIALLDTLELPDLVQAIIAGNTQILIQAPGVGKKIAERICLELKSKLVEWRKSAGFFVATGGPAPGILEEVQMTLFALGYTAHEVSHALHVVSEDIGLPKDAYVEDWIKQAIAHLSSEQV; encoded by the coding sequence ATGATTAGTTATCTAAAAGGTATAGTCGCTGGTATCCAAACAATTGGCGCTAATCGCGTGATTCTGACTCTAGAAGTGAATGGCTTGGGGTATGATTTGCAAGTTCCTCAACGGCTAGCAAACCAGTTACCAGAGTCAGGAGGAGTGGCACAAATTTTTACCCATTTGCAAATTCGTGAAGAAGTGCCCTTTCTATATGGCTTTGCGTCGCCAGCCGAACGCGATTTATTTCGCCACTTACTGACTGTTACTGGTATTGGTGCAGCCTTAGCGATCGCCCTCTTAGACACTCTGGAACTACCAGATTTAGTCCAAGCAATTATCGCTGGTAATACGCAAATCTTAATTCAGGCTCCCGGTGTCGGTAAAAAAATCGCTGAACGCATTTGTTTGGAACTGAAAAGCAAATTAGTCGAGTGGCGCAAATCAGCCGGGTTCTTCGTCGCCACAGGTGGCCCAGCACCAGGAATTCTCGAAGAGGTGCAAATGACCCTCTTCGCCTTGGGATATACTGCCCATGAAGTCAGTCACGCCCTGCATGTAGTAAGTGAAGACATCGGACTACCCAAAGATGCCTACGTCGAAGATTGGATTAAACAAGCGATCGCTCATCTCAGCAGCGAACAAGTTTAA
- a CDS encoding type 1 glutamine amidotransferase — protein sequence MSSQNLELTIGWLYPTLMSTYGDRGNVITIERRAEWRGYDVKVLPLDQNSTAADIKTVDVIVGGGAQDRQQEIVMRDLQGAKADAMREKIENGTPGVFTCGSPQLLGHYYEPGLGQRIDGLGILDLVSVHPGENTKRCIGNLVIEVTASRLAQDLKEMTGSTPYLVGFENHGGRTKLGKVEALGRVVYGLGNNGEDGTEGAFYQNAIATYSHGPLLPKNPFVADWLIQTALRLKYQQQITLKPFDDSLAAQAREAMFKRLKVNLPNAAAAKV from the coding sequence ATGAGTTCTCAAAATTTGGAATTAACAATTGGTTGGTTATACCCGACGCTGATGAGTACCTATGGCGATCGCGGTAATGTAATTACTATAGAACGTCGCGCCGAGTGGCGGGGATACGATGTTAAAGTGTTACCCCTAGATCAAAATTCCACAGCCGCAGATATAAAAACTGTAGATGTAATCGTTGGTGGTGGCGCACAAGATCGTCAGCAAGAAATTGTCATGCGTGATTTGCAAGGTGCAAAAGCTGATGCGATGCGCGAGAAAATCGAAAATGGAACACCAGGAGTATTTACTTGTGGTTCACCCCAATTACTGGGACATTATTATGAACCAGGCTTAGGACAACGGATTGATGGTTTGGGAATACTCGATTTAGTTTCCGTGCATCCTGGTGAAAATACTAAGCGTTGTATTGGTAACTTGGTAATTGAAGTGACAGCTTCACGCCTAGCGCAAGATTTAAAAGAGATGACGGGTAGCACACCATATTTGGTAGGCTTTGAAAATCACGGCGGACGTACCAAGTTGGGAAAAGTGGAAGCCTTGGGGCGAGTGGTGTACGGTTTGGGAAATAATGGAGAGGATGGGACAGAAGGAGCATTTTATCAGAATGCGATCGCTACTTATTCTCACGGCCCTTTGTTACCGAAAAATCCCTTTGTCGCTGATTGGTTAATTCAAACAGCACTGCGGCTAAAGTATCAGCAACAAATTACCTTAAAACCTTTTGACGATAGCCTCGCTGCACAAGCACGAGAAGCGATGTTTAAGCGATTGAAAGTGAATTTACCAAATGCTGCTGCTGCGAAAGTTTAA
- the bioF gene encoding 8-amino-7-oxononanoate synthase: protein MPTDPYAWLEHSLATIHRADWYRSVQTIHGRPGATVVLAGQEVINFASNDYLGLTGDERLMAAATAAIAEFGTGSTGSRLLSGHRELHRGLEEAIASTKQTEDALVFSSGYLANLGTITAIVGKRDLILSDQYNHSSLKNGAILSGAVFVEYPHCDIAVLKTQLSQQRQNYRRCLILTDSVFSMDGDLCPLPALLAIADEFNCMLLVDEAHATGVLGKTGAGCVEHFGCTGKQLIQVGTLSKALGSLGGYVAGSSALIDFLQNRAPTWIYTTGLSPADTAAALAAIKIVQQEPQRRAQLWQNVHHLKNLLQQQLPNLKLLPSESPILCFQLSNATDALKAGKQLRNAGIFAPAIRPPTVPTSRIRISLMATHEAAHIEKLVTVLKTVIY from the coding sequence ATGCCCACCGACCCTTATGCCTGGCTAGAACATTCCTTAGCAACAATTCATCGGGCTGACTGGTATCGTTCGGTACAAACAATCCACGGTCGTCCAGGTGCAACGGTGGTTTTAGCTGGGCAAGAGGTAATTAATTTTGCCAGCAATGACTATTTGGGATTGACTGGGGATGAGCGATTGATGGCAGCCGCAACTGCTGCGATCGCAGAATTTGGCACTGGTAGTACTGGTTCTAGATTACTCAGTGGGCATCGGGAATTGCACAGAGGATTAGAGGAGGCGATCGCATCTACCAAACAAACAGAAGATGCCTTGGTATTTAGTTCAGGGTATCTAGCGAATTTGGGTACAATTACCGCCATTGTTGGCAAACGTGATTTAATTTTATCTGACCAGTACAATCATTCCAGTCTGAAAAATGGAGCAATTCTCAGTGGTGCAGTATTTGTGGAATACCCACATTGTGATATTGCAGTTTTAAAAACTCAGTTGAGTCAACAGCGACAAAACTACCGACGCTGTTTGATTCTTACTGATAGCGTCTTCAGCATGGATGGCGATTTATGTCCGTTGCCAGCATTATTGGCGATCGCTGATGAATTTAACTGTATGCTACTAGTTGATGAAGCTCATGCCACTGGGGTACTAGGAAAAACTGGCGCTGGGTGTGTGGAACATTTTGGATGTACAGGAAAGCAGTTAATTCAAGTTGGCACTTTGAGTAAAGCTTTGGGTAGTTTAGGCGGGTATGTAGCAGGAAGTAGCGCCTTAATTGACTTTTTGCAAAACCGCGCACCCACTTGGATTTACACCACTGGGCTTTCACCTGCTGATACGGCGGCGGCCTTAGCAGCAATCAAAATAGTCCAACAAGAACCGCAACGCCGTGCCCAATTATGGCAAAATGTACATCACTTGAAAAATTTGCTGCAACAACAGTTACCTAATCTAAAACTATTACCTTCAGAATCACCTATACTATGTTTCCAATTGTCCAATGCAACAGATGCCCTCAAAGCTGGAAAACAGCTAAGAAATGCTGGCATTTTTGCTCCAGCAATTCGTCCCCCAACAGTGCCGACAAGTCGGATTAGAATATCTTTAATGGCAACTCATGAAGCAGCACATATTGAAAAATTGGTAACAGTGCTGAAGACTGTGATTTATTGA
- a CDS encoding thylakoid membrane photosystem I accumulation factor, which produces MNTTKFLFLHKQITGWQRWLSKCLLLLASLFIISMQPAFAGLNNDLYDGNIFVVYAGNGSLVPPRQTLAQALAEHKPIFLAFYLDDSSDSKRYAISISRVQEFYGRVAEIMPISVDAIPLKQTYDPTEAGYYYSGAVPQVVVFNKSGEVVLNKKGQVPFEEIDDEFRKIFDLVPRTETAQLKRRAFNEFSSELAK; this is translated from the coding sequence ATGAATACCACAAAGTTTCTTTTTTTACATAAACAAATTACTGGCTGGCAAAGGTGGTTGTCCAAGTGCCTGTTGTTGCTTGCAAGTCTTTTCATTATAAGTATGCAACCTGCATTTGCTGGTCTTAATAATGATTTATATGATGGCAACATTTTTGTCGTTTATGCTGGCAACGGTTCATTGGTTCCTCCCAGACAGACATTGGCACAGGCTTTAGCGGAACATAAACCCATATTTTTGGCCTTTTATTTGGATGACAGCAGCGATTCCAAAAGATATGCTATTTCCATTTCACGAGTACAGGAATTCTATGGTCGGGTAGCAGAAATTATGCCGATTAGTGTAGATGCTATCCCGCTTAAACAGACCTACGACCCTACAGAAGCAGGATATTACTATTCTGGGGCTGTTCCTCAAGTTGTGGTGTTTAATAAATCAGGTGAAGTCGTTTTAAATAAAAAAGGTCAAGTACCTTTTGAAGAGATAGACGACGAATTTCGTAAAATCTTTGATTTAGTACCACGCACTGAAACAGCACAGCTAAAACGGCGAGCCTTTAATGAGTTTAGTAGTGAGTTAGCTAAGTAA